In Colletotrichum destructivum chromosome 1, complete sequence, the sequence GACGCAGACATGACCACCACCTAGGTTTCCTTAGGATATCTAGATGAATGTTGGTCGTTTGTTTCGGAAATGAGCTCGTGGAGGGAGATATGTCGATGATGCCATATTTCACCGAGCTGATGCGTAGAGCCCCTCGAGAACAACGGCCTACACCAGGAAAAACATCATTTATTGAAGAAAAAGCATTCACCCAGTGACTGCCACGGCGTAACTATGTGAAGTTGAACGTGGCGACTCGAGTCAATCTGGTGAAAGTGAACAGCTCATCATGAAGCCTCATCTGCTTGCTTGTTCCTGGGTATTGCGTGAAATGAATGACTATTCAGCTCTGTGAGATGTCGACAAATGGACGGTTGAGCTCGTCAAACAGCATCTGTTTTTATGCCTTGAGAGGATGGTGGTGCGATGCCATTCAGAGTTGGACGTGGCCTGAGCAGACGCTGCAGGGCGAGCGTCGCATGCACTGAAAACCCACCACGGACGAATTCCATCGCAGTTTGTTCTGGTCTTTTTCATCCCATGTTGGGTCTGTTATAGTTCATGGTTAGAACGGATCAAGGACGCAGACTAGTATGGCGGGCATGAAGATTGGAACACTGCGAAGAAGAGGGTTATTCAAGCCCGGGCTCTTTCCCCCCATCGGTACTCGCCCACCTATGTGAGCGAAGCGAAGCACGACGGTTTCGTCATGCCAGTAAAACAAAGAGGTGGGCGACGGACTCGCACACTTCCATCGCTGATAGATCTCAaccaaacccccctcccccctccccccaaaaaaacaaaaaacccACACTTGCCTAGGTGATGAGCTTAAAGCTGCGCTTCAAACCACAAGATACAGCCTATAATGATACACGATATGCTTTTCCGCACTTGACCATTCCCTCGTCGTGTTGCTCCTGGCCAACAAAGCGTGGGAATCCCTGCGTCTTCTCTCCGTCTGCTGGTGTTTTACCCCCTATGATGAGGACAGATCAACGACGGGTTTgtttcgacgacgaccgttCACCGTCATGCGAGCGCGGTCTTGCTGCCACTTACCCGTGCCATTTGGGTTGCCCCCCCTTTCCATAATCAAGGGGATTGATGGGTAAGTTATTAACATGTGTTAATCGAATAATTTAAAGAAACAGATACATTCTTTTTAGATTTTTTTCTATTGGCAATGCTCGATTGTAGTGTGAGGTAAACTCTCGGGAACAACCTTCGCAGAAGTGTCGTCTGCTCCCCACCTGATTCGGGAGAGAGATCCGGGGGAAGAATATGTTGTGACCGCTGGGCATAAGGCATGGGGCATGGCCGCATGGGGTACAAGGAAACTCTAGTCATGTTTCGGAGCTGCAATTGGCAGAGACGGTGCTGGTCACGAGTTACGGCAGAGTATCGCGCCTCAGCATTCCTCTGCCGTGGCATTCTCACTTGAAAATGCGGCAAGGGACACTCAAAGAGATGCGACAGAGGGATCTGGGCGGCCAGTGAATGGTGAAGTGGCACCGGGTCGGCGAAGCGGGCGCGAGATGCTCCCGTCTGCGGGTGACGACGACTTTCACAACGAGAAGATGTATTTCGGCTGTGGCTGTGCATGGGGTTTTAATAATAGGAGACGGCCGTTCGTGTCGTGTCAAGTCCCGAGAGGCAGCACTGAGAGAAATAACAGAGGCTAGCGAATTCGGCCAGTGTCATTTCGTAATGAACCTGTTTCAACGGAACCCCACATGGGCTGTGAGAGAAAAATAGAAATGCCGATTTCCCTCTCTGTTGGATCGGATCTTCGTATGGAGATTTacagggggaagggggtaATTAAAGCACTGACCAGACTCGAGTGGCCGAAAAGGGCCACACATCcgcctttttttcccctctttCTTCACCCCAGTTCCAGTGCCCTCTCGTGTCCCTGTTTCCACGGGGAAGCGGCGCTGCACTGTCGAACCATAAGTGGGCGGGCGGCTGGCATGTGTGCCGACTGAGGAATTGGCCATCGCTGATTCACACCCAGCCTCTGATGAATGCGGCTCAGGGGGCTTCTGGGCGGCATGACAAGGGAAAAGTCCAGCATGACAGCACGCCCCGAGCGCCCCCCTCACGTCCTTGACAGAGTCTGACACTCCTTGAGTTCTGGAGAGCGCTGTTAAACCACCCCCTGCGGAGTGAAGAGCGGAACATCCCACATCGAATCCCCTTAGGCGCCCTCCCCCCTGTCGGGGTTGAGCCTGTTCCGAACCCCCTACCTCTACGATGACCTCAGCACCGGCGCGGGCGTCCTTGTATACCTAATAGAGGGCAAAATGAAGATCATGAGATGATGGAGCGTAAGAGTCGCATGACAGATGAAAAGTGAGGGGGTTTGATGGGAGTTTTGAACAGATGAGGATGGTTAAATGGTCCAGACGGAGACGGGAGaataaaaagaagaaaactcACCAAAGTCTAAAAGACTTGGGTTGGCGTCCCTGCAGAGTGTCATGAAATCGCCTTCGGACCAAAATCGCATATGAGGAACGTTCCATCCTACTGATCCCGACCGTCACGCAGTCATTCGGAGTTATTGTGTGAACTTGACATGCACATGCATATATACTCTGTACAAAGTCTAACAGTGTCTTCGCGATGTCAACCTTCGCCTGCCCAGGTACACAAGAATATATCACCTCACAGCATCACGTCCATTGCCCACCCTCGCGACCTCACCCCCCACCAGAAGGCGGCTGAGCATAGACACCTATTCGTACTTTGCTCCTCCAAAGTGGACAATCTGGCCAGGTCTCTGTCTTTCCCACCTCTAGCGCCTAGTTCCCCGTCTTGTCGGCTTCAGTCCCTCGACCCTCCCGTCCGGTCGATACTCGATAGAGGCAGGTCGTATCCACCCGCACTCAACAAGTTTGGCGCCGCGGCCAAGTTTCCCGTTTGTGCAGAGCCACTGAGCCAGAGACGGGCTACGACGGGACCTATCGCAGGCCGTCCGTATTTACAGGGACGATTCTGGGGTTTCTTCGACACCTGGCACTTCTGCACTGTTCTGTTCTCTCGAGTCTGTCGCCGTTCAGCCCACCAACCTCACTCATCCCGAAAAACGATCGCGTACCCTGCAAGGACAAGGTTCCTTTCCCTCATTACGTACCTGTCCTATTTCCAGTGCAAGGAAGGGGCAGCTTGGCGGGTGACTTTCTTCAGACTGCAGGGTACCTCTCCAGCCCTCTCCCCAGGGGCCTCTGAAACTCAAACCTGTCCCTATCTGGCTGGTTGGCATTCCTCCACCACGCCAATGCCCACTGCGTGAACCACCTTTTCTGTTACTCTACTGGACCACATTGCACTCCAAGGAGGTACAGCACACTACCAACACCACCAGTCCCCGACTCCCTCCTTGCCTTGCCTCACACGCACACaccactctctctcacacctGTACCGCCTTGCGCCATCTAACTTAGTGTGTACCGAGAATCCTGTACCGTGCCGCACGAGTAAACCTGGATAGGTACCAGATCTCTCTGGTCCCAAATCTGTCACGCTACGTACCGCCCTCGCAGTTTTATCTGCAAAATCCCACGAAACACCCTACCTCCCCTTTCAGCCTCCCACTTGCGCCAACCCACCACTCTCGACCCCGTCTCTCGTACACCAACCGCGACGAACTCCTTCTACTTTGCCGCCGACTCCGACCTCGACCCCCGGCCCGACAAACGAAGAGACGACGGCTGCCTCCATCACCACGACTACCATCACTCCCGATCCTAGCTCTTACAGCTACGACATCCAGAGTCCTACCTGGCCCATCTTTCCATGTGTCGCTGCTGACGAGGTCCGACCATCACCCCAATCGCTCTACCTCGCCCGGCGCGAGCCTCGCAAGCTCCTCTTCACGGGATACGACATTCTCTACCGCGACCGTCTCGCCACGGCGCACACGCATAACAAACACCGACACTCCTTTCGCCCTTCGTCGCAGTCGGCGCATTCACATTCGACAAGATGATGCTGGACGAGAAGTACGTCTGCGACCCTGTTGGCATTCCGATCGCCATCCAGATCAGACGCCGATGCGTACATCTGGCCTTGAGACCCCCCCGGTTCGCTGACAGTCAACCAGATACattggcctcggccttgcgATGGCGTCCAGCTTAGCCATTGGTACGCATACGTATCCCCGCAAACCTTTAAAGACCCATCACTAACCGTGTCGCCTTATAGGTATCAGTTTCGTTGTCACGAAAAAGGTACGCGATTCCTGActgtcgttgtcgccctGGCACCGTCCTCGATTGCGTTTACGAAATACCGAGGCTAACCTTCGAATACAGGGTCTCTTGCAAGCAGAAGAACGCCATGGCTTTGAAGGCGACGGTTACGTTTACCTGAAGAGTCCAGTATGGTGGGCTGGTATTTCGACCTGTGAGTTTTTATCGGTTCTCAAACGACGCCGACACGTCGCTAACACGAGATCAGTGGTCCTTGGAGAAGTCTGCAACTTCGCCGCCTATGCATTTGCGCCCGCCATCCTTGTTACTCCTCTCGGAGCCTTGTCCGTCCTCATTGGAGCTGTTCTGGGATCATATTTCTTAAAGGAAGAGCTCGGCGTTCTGGGTCGCCTAGGTAGTGCGATTTGTCTtatcggcgccgtcatcattGTTCTCCATGCGCCCCCAGACGAAGACATTAAGACCATCGACCAGATCCTGCATTACGCAATACAGCCTGGTATGTATATGATTCCGGTGGTATACCGCCACCGACAACTAACAGCATGCCAGGCTTCTTGTTGTACGCATTTGTCGTCACTGCCTTCGCCGTCTTCATGATCTACAAGGTTGCGCCGGTTCACGGACGGAAGAACCCCATCATCTATCTCTCCATCTGTTCGACGGTCGGCTCAATCTCGGTTATGTCTGTCAAGGCCTTTGGCATCGCCCTAAAGCTCACGTTCGCCGGAAACAACCAGTTTAGCCACCCCTCGACTTACGTTTTCATGATCCTAACGACCGTTTGCATCCTGACTCAAATGAACTACTTTAACAAGGCACTTGCTCAGTTCCCCACAAATATGTGAGTGGAATAGAACAATATTGCGCGTACCGGACTGCACTAACGACAAAACCGTGTAGTGTCAACCCCCTTTACTACGTAACCTTCACGACGGCGACCCTTTGCGCGTCATTCATTCTGTTTGGCGGTTTCAACACCACCGATACCGTCAACACTATATCTCTTCTTTGCGGCTTCCTGGTCACCTTCACTGGTGTTTACCTGCTAAACCTTTCGAGATCCGACCCGAATGGACACAAGATGATTGCTGGCCGTGGCGGTGACGATGCAACCGGCACGGACATGATCTCAACGATCCAGACCCGCCTGAGCATGCAGGCCCGCCGAAGCCAAGACCCCCACCGATTGAGCATTGGTAGCCGCCATGGTGACACGACTGGCTTGATGAGGGCCtacgacgaagaggccggTGCCGAATTTGGTCTGACCGATCTGGCCGAGGAAAGCGATGACGACAATGACCACCGCAGAGCAAACGGATCCGCCAACGGCCACTCGAAACCATACAATGAGACAATCGAGCTCCAGAACCAGAGGGCCGACAGATGAGAAGGTGCGGCGGAACCGTCTATTTCCTGGTTATTGGTAGACGTTGAGGAGGCGgttgtctttttttctcgAAGCATTTCTTATCAGGAGCCCGCCATAGGGGCAATACTGTACATTTTCTCGAAAGCCATATGACTGAGAAGTTTTCCACGACATGATCGGATTCATGAACAAGGCAAAGACCTACGGAAAAGGTGTAGGTGCGTGCATCCAAGGGAAGGATTTGGAGAGGAAGCACCGGAAATCAGAACCATCAAGCTTTCCACGCAAACACACTATTTCGCTTCTGCCACGGCATGGGGAGTATTTTCGGCACAGGAGGGATTACCTGGCCGGGGGCGTTGATCAAGGTTTCCATGGTACCGTGTGCGAAAGCACCTCTTGTACGATTAGGGAGGCGACAGATGGGAACGAGGCATTTTCCAATTCGCCCGGAGACGTGACATTTTTGTTCATAGTCCAGAAGTATTCGAAGCACCATAGACATCGACAATGGCtgaggagggcctgtcgaATTGAACATGGACTGATACGACTTTGACTGAGCGAACATTGAGAAGACCGGCGACACATCGCGAACATCCTCCCTACGCACAACTATGTGTACAGCTTGGATTTTGTCTTGGGATTCTGCGAGTCTAATCAGAACGCACTTTTCCGTCGTCAGCATGCAAGATTGCATCACTTTTGTCGAGAGGCTGGCGCCGACATTTACTTGAATGATTTCGTTGCTCATTTCATGGTTTGTTCTACCATTACAAGCCAGTCGCAACTATCCGAATTCCCTTTTGCAGAGTGATGCAAATGTTGATCAAGACGCCTGAGTAGTGAACCACCCCCGTCCTCCCAATTTTTTTGTGCCTGGTTCGCGCGAACACCCCCATTTTTAATGATCTCCAAGTCTGTCTGGTATTTTTGGGAGAGTAGACAATAGAGACTAGAAGCTAGCGGAAAGCAGACCAAAATTTTCCCCCTCGCTGACATCCTTTACCAACCAGCCGGGCTGGTGCCAGACTCAACaacctcctcgacgaagaCATGAGAAGAGTACTGCGGCTCGGCAGCTTCCTACGACTgagcctcggcctcctcgccgccctcctgggcctgctgctccGCTTGTtgcgcctcggcggcggcctgggcctgggcggccttggcgccGTAGTCCTGGGACATGGGCTGGACGACAGTCTGCTCCTCCTTGGGCTCGAGAACGGAGACGGCATCAGGGAGGGTCTTCTgggggccggccttgccctCGGGGTCAGAGCCGCGCATGATCTTGACCTTGATACCAAGGACAccctggcggaggaggacgtGGCGGGTGGCAGAGTCGATGAAGTCCTTAGCGGGCTGACCGGAGTGGATCATGAAACCGTCGGTGAACTTCATGGACTTAGcacgggcggcgcggagctTGCCGGAGACGACAACCTCGCAACCCTTAGCACCAGACTCCATGATGAAGCGAAGGACACCGTAGCAggcgcggcggacggcgagACCGTTGAGAAGCTTGTAGCGGAGGGACTCGCACTGAGCGACGGCGGACAGACCGCGGTTCTGGACCTTGGCGGCGTAGAGAGAGACCGAGTTCTCGGGGAACTTGAAGCGCTTCTGGATGAGCGAGGTGAGCTCGCGGATGCGGCGGCCCTGCTCGCCGAGAACCTCCTGAGTGTGGGTGGCGCGGATAATGATGTCGGTTACCGTCGGGGTGACgcggacctcgacgcccgagtagccctcctcggccagctcgcgcTGGAAGAACTCGTTGAGCTCGGCGTAGAAgacgccatcggcgacgaACTTTCTGCGCTTGGAGCTGTCGGGGGAGAAAAGAAATGGTTAGCGATCCATTCTCCAATTGGTCGTGTGCAGCCTTAGCCCCCCATTGCTGTTTGCTCTTGCTTCGAGATCGTGGAACTTGTTTCGCGACAGGCGGCGGGGTGTGGGAATTCGATTCcttatttttcttcttttcctctcctcACGGCGAGCAGCCGACAGCACAGAAGGAAGTAAGGAGAGAGGGACTTACATCTGAGTGCCTGGAACAGCCATCTTGACTTCTTTGCCCGGTTGTCGaaaaaaggggggtgggATAGTTGTTGGAGGTTTTCGACGGTTCGTTCGCGGTCGGGGTCGGGTGAGAGAGGATTGAGAAGTGAGGTTGTTCAGGTAGCCCGCATTGCCAGTCGTCCAGGCCTCGCCAGATTTTGGACCGCGACCAAATTGAAATTCTGTGTGCCCTAGGCGGTAGGCGATAAGGGGACCATGGTGGTCTGTGCGTGCTTATCGGTAGAGAGTTTCGCTGAGCCCCCCCACTGCGCCAGCTGTAGTGACCTGTGAGCTCTGTCGGCCCCGGTTGCAGGTAGAACTTGGTCAACAGCACAGAGTACCTCTGCGCGTCTCCCTCTGCACGTCTTCATGCAAGTAGGCAAGGAGGTGAGTAATGTTTTATCTTTCAATGATAAGAGGCAGGCATAGTTGGAAGTCAAGCGTAATAGCAGCTTCTATGAGGCAAGCACAACAATTGTTAGTATTAGTGGACtggcagcagccagcctACGCTTAGTCATTTTAGTTGTGGTCACGCTCCTCGGCCGGTTGATGGTCGGAAATCGGGACAGAGAGCTCCGTTTGCAGGTTGGTAGTGGGGTTCCATGGGGGGCAGCTTGAGCCTTGCTACCACGCTGGTCCCTGGTCGTGTTGCCAATACGGGCACGACATTACAAGTCACAGGCCCAGCCCAAGCCGTGTCAGGTGGGTAACCTTTCGTGGTTGGAGTTGGAGATTCACTACCCACTCACCACCATTTGCTTCCTCGTCTAGCAAGTGATGCACTCCCTCCCTGGCCGAAGCGCCCTTTTGTTTTGGAAACTAAAGTGCTCTCGTGATGGTTTTGCTAACCATCTAAACATAAACACCCAAACATCTGTATTTCAATTTGTTTTTGATGTTTCCAGACCAAGACAAAGGAGACCGGCTGTCAAGGGCAGGTTTCGCATCCATACATTTAGAAAAGCACATTTTTGCATTACATTGTCAAACACTCCCTCTAGAAGCTGTGACGTCGTTGGCTCTCAGTCTCCCGCTCTCTGGTCTGTCAGCCCCGCGCTAAGTTATAGTGGAGACCAGGATCAGCCGTCCCTTCCTGCTTTGCGTTGCCCTTGCAAGTTGCAACAGCCAAACAGCCGACCTCCGACCTCCGACCTAACAAACATCTCCCTTCGCTACCTACGACCTTGGAAACCAAACTTCACCCTGCGCAACCTCCAATTTCAACCTTGCCCGGATACACTAGCTCTCCTCCTTTGTTagcctttctttcttttccatCACTTAGGTTGTGCGGCTTGCCTGCTACTCTCCCTCAAGTGAATTTATTCACTTCCAaaccctctcctcctccggaCCTTCCGCGCGCGGCCATGCTCTAGTACCTAGCTTAAAGAAGCATCATCTCCAATCGCTCTTCACAATGGAGGCCAGGAAGGTGAGTCCGACACGCGCTTGCTCTTAGggtcccccttcccctccatctTTTCCTTCTTACAGCAGCCTTGAAAGAGGAAGGAACAAAACTGACTGTATCGCAATCTGGAATTCAGATAGTCGAAAATGTCCAGTGCATCAATGGAGGCCTGACCTCAGTGGGCACCCTGCGACTGACCGATTTCCACCTCGTCTTCTGtgcaccacctcctcctcccaagGACCAATCCAAGAAcgaaaacaacaacagcagccaGCCTCCTCCCAAACCCAGGGAATCATGGATCACCTATCCTATTCTTTCGCACTGCACCCTCCGACTTATGCCCGCAAACCACGGCATCCATAGCTCCATCCGCCTACGCTGTCGTgacttcatcttcgtcaccTTTACGTTTGAAGACAACAACGTTGCCAGAGATGTCTTTGAGTTTGTGAAGCTCAGGACCTGCAAGCTTGGCACTGTTGACCGCCTCTTTGCTTTCAGTCACAAGGGCTCCAAGGTGGAGAGACAAGTCAATGGCTGGAAAATTTATGATCCCAAGGCTGAGTTCCGTCGCCAAGGCATCAGTGAGAAGTCGGCAGACAAGGGCTGGAGGAtcaccaacatcaacaaggaTTACTCCTTTTGCGATACTTACCCTGCTACTCTGGTGgttccctcctccatctcaGATAATGTCCTCAAGTACGCAAAGGAATACCGGTCTCGACACCGAATCCCAGTGCTCAGTTATATCCACCCAACCAATAACTGCACCATCACCCGCAGCGCTCAGCCCCTGTCAGGTATAACCAGAAAAAACAATGTTCAGGACGAGAAACTCGTCATGGCTTCCTTCGCCCCGACCGTACCCCGGGCCAGCATCGATAAAGACCAGCCCCCTCGCCGAAGCCAGTCGGACACGTCGGAGAAGAACTCGGTGGACGTCACAGAGCTCTCAGAGCAGGCAAGGCTGGAGGAGCAGGCTATTGCGGATGCAGAGCCCAAAATGTACGACGAAAAGGGCAAGCGTCTGATCTATGGCGCCCAACAAGTCAACATGATTGTCGATGCCAGACCCACTGTGAACGCCATGGTCAATCAAGTTCAAGGCATGGGATCTGAGCCCATGGATCGCTACCccggcgccaagaaggcgtTCATGAACATTGAGAACATCCACGTTATGAGAAGCTCGTTAGCCAAGGTCGTGGATTGCCTCAAGGACGCCGATATCTCCCCCTTGTCCCCAGACCAGAATGCCCTGGCGTCGACCGGCTGGCTGAGACATACGCAAGCCGTCCTGAACGGTGCCGAAATCGTTGCCCGTCAAATATGGTTTAATCACTCTCACGTACTGATCCACTGCTCCGACGGCTGGGACCGAACTAGCCAGCTCAGCGCCCTCGCTCAAATAATGCTGGACCCCTACTTTCGAACCATTGAGGGTTTCGTCGTTTTGGTCGAGAAGGATTGGTTGTCGTTTGGCCATATGTTCAGGCTGCGGTCTGGTCACCTGAACCACGAAAGCTGGTTCGCTGTTCAGAAGGACGCGATGGCTGGCTCGACCGTCCAGCCTGGTGAGAATGACGGGCGCGACGACGCCTTCCAGAATCTCTTCACCGGTGCCAGGCAGTTCTTCAACCCTACCAAGGAGGACCAGGCTGACCTTGAGGCTGTTGCCGAGGGCTCTACGGGAAAGGTCGCTAAAGACGAAGCTACCGTTCCGAAGATGATTAGTCCAGTCTTCCATCAATTCCTGGACTGTGTGTACCAGCTCCTCCGTCAGAACCCGACCAGGTTCGAGTTCAATGAGCGTTTTCTTCGCCGCTTGATGTACCACCTCTACTCCTGCCAGTACGGCACGTTCCTCTACAATTCCGAAAAGCAGAGAACCGAGGCCAGAGCTGCTGAACGGACAGCTTCGGTCTGGGACTACTTCTTGCCCCGGAAGGCCGAGTTCACCAACAAA encodes:
- a CDS encoding Putative magnesium transporter NIPA, translated to MMLDEKYIGLGLAMASSLAIGISFVVTKKGLLQAEERHGFEGDGYVYLKSPVWWAGISTLVLGEVCNFAAYAFAPAILVTPLGALSVLIGAVLGSYFLKEELGVLGRLGSAICLIGAVIIVLHAPPDEDIKTIDQILHYAIQPGFLLYAFVVTAFAVFMIYKVAPVHGRKNPIIYLSICSTVGSISVMSVKAFGIALKLTFAGNNQFSHPSTYVFMILTTVCILTQMNYFNKALAQFPTNIVNPLYYVTFTTATLCASFILFGGFNTTDTVNTISLLCGFLVTFTGVYLLNLSRSDPNGHKMIAGRGGDDATGTDMISTIQTRLSMQARRSQDPHRLSIGSRHGDTTGLMRAYDEEAGAEFGLTDLAEESDDDNDHRRANGSANGHSKPYNETIELQNQRADR
- a CDS encoding Putative small ribosomal subunit protein uS3; its protein translation is MAVPGTQISKRRKFVADGVFYAELNEFFQRELAEEGYSGVEVRVTPTVTDIIIRATHTQEVLGEQGRRIRELTSLIQKRFKFPENSVSLYAAKVQNRGLSAVAQCESLRYKLLNGLAVRRACYGVLRFIMESGAKGCEVVVSGKLRAARAKSMKFTDGFMIHSGQPAKDFIDSATRHVLLRQGVLGIKVKIMRGSDPEGKAGPQKTLPDAVSVLEPKEEQTVVQPMSQDYGAKAAQAQAAAEAQQAEQQAQEGGEEAEAQS
- a CDS encoding Putative myotubularin-like, phosphatase domain, PH-like domain superfamily, whose translation is MEARKIVENVQCINGGLTSVGTLRLTDFHLVFCAPPPPPKDQSKNENNNSSQPPPKPRESWITYPILSHCTLRLMPANHGIHSSIRLRCRDFIFVTFTFEDNNVARDVFEFVKLRTCKLGTVDRLFAFSHKGSKVERQVNGWKIYDPKAEFRRQGISEKSADKGWRITNINKDYSFCDTYPATLVVPSSISDNVLKYAKEYRSRHRIPVLSYIHPTNNCTITRSAQPLSGITRKNNVQDEKLVMASFAPTVPRASIDKDQPPRRSQSDTSEKNSVDVTELSEQARLEEQAIADAEPKMYDEKGKRLIYGAQQVNMIVDARPTVNAMVNQVQGMGSEPMDRYPGAKKAFMNIENIHVMRSSLAKVVDCLKDADISPLSPDQNALASTGWLRHTQAVLNGAEIVARQIWFNHSHVLIHCSDGWDRTSQLSALAQIMLDPYFRTIEGFVVLVEKDWLSFGHMFRLRSGHLNHESWFAVQKDAMAGSTVQPGENDGRDDAFQNLFTGARQFFNPTKEDQADLEAVAEGSTGKVAKDEATVPKMISPVFHQFLDCVYQLLRQNPTRFEFNERFLRRLMYHLYSCQYGTFLYNSEKQRTEARAAERTASVWDYFLPRKAEFTNKDYDPTIDEYVKDRGRIIKPNLDDIRWWHQLFNRTDEEMNSQLNAVAAAAVNRASALASFQPSTEESYADSQPGTPPQGTLSPKPTPSLSTSQSVLAAVETAHTTLTPDRQERQAPPLHRSVSAENSNAFSALKEGIAGLNIGKNVSGMLTNLGGRNASPASASRITSRSEQELREMT